The genomic DNA GCGCGCGGCGCCGGGCTTGGGGAGCGAAGACATGCCGGGATTAGACCATACCGCCGTGACCATTGTCAGCAGGAGGGCGCTCGCCGCCGGGCCGGATCGCGGATGAGCCGCCCGAATGGTGAAAACTTGCGTAAAATCAGGAACATCATGGATGAACGTGCGAAAACGCTTCTCAAAACCCTCATCGAGCGCTACATCGCCGAGGGGCTGCCCGTGGGCTCTCGAACCTTGTCGAAGTACTCGGGGCTCGACCTGTCTCCGGCGACCATCCGCAATGTGATGTCCGACCTGGAGGAAATGGGGTTCATTACCAGCCCGCATACCTCGGCCGGGCGTATCCCCACGCCGCGTGGCTACCGGCTGTTCGTCGATACCATGCTGACCGCCCAGCCGCTGGACGGCGCGCTCAACCTGGCCGAGCTGACCGGCAAGATCCGGGGCCAGCTGCAGGGCCAGCAGCTCGGGCCGCAGCGGATGATCACCTCGGCGGCGCACACCTTGTCCAACCTGTCGCAATTCGCCGGCGTGGTGATGACGCCACGGCGCGCCCAGGCGTTCCGCCAGGTCGAATTCATGCGGCTGTCGGACAAGCGCATCCTGCTGATCATCGTCACCCCTGAGGGCGACGTGCAGAACCGCATCATCCAGACCGAGCTGCCGTACACCCCGTCCCAGCTGGTCGAAGCCGCCAATTTCATCAACTCGCACTTTGCCGGCATGAGTTTCGACAACGTGCGCAACCACCTGCGCGGCGAGCTGCAGGCGCTGCGCATGGATATGTCGCAGCTGATGCAGGCGGCGGTCGAGGCGGGCAGCAGCGCCATGGCCGAGGGGGACGACGATCACGTCTTCATTTCGGGCGAGCGCAAGCTGCTGGAGGTGGAGGACCTGTCCTCCAGCATGGAAAAGCTGCGCCGCCTGTTCGACGTGTTCGAGCACAAGACCGGCCTGCTCAAGCTGCTCGATGTCTCCAGCCACGCCCAGGGCGTGCAGATCTTCATCGGCGGCGAGAGCAAGCTGGTGCCGCTGGAAGACATGGCGGTCATTACCGCGCCCTACGAAGTCGACGGCCAGATCGTCGGCACGCTCGGGGTGATCGGGCCGACCCGCATGGCCTACGAACGGGTCATTCCGATCGTCGACATCACCGCGCGCCTGTTGTCCAGCGCGCTCAGCCAGAACTAGTGTTGGCCTGGCCCGGTCTCACAGACTGCCTGTTCCCCAGATCCTGTAAGCTCGGCGAGCCCTGGCTGCCGCGCGCCTTGTGCCGGCGCCGCCCCGCCACACCGGAAATTACATGACGTTTACTCCCGAACCGGCCTACCAGCATGGCCAGGCGCCGCGCACGGCCATCCTGCTGATCAACCTTGGCACGCCGGATGCGCCAACGCCGAAGGCGGTCGGCAGCTACCTCAAGCAGTTCCTGTCCGACCCGCGTGTGGTGGAGATCCCGCGCGCGGCCTGGCTGCCGCTGCTGTACGGCATCATCGTGCCGCTGCGCTCGCGCGCCTCGGCGATGAAGTACGAGTCGATCTGGCTGCGCGAGGCCCATATGACGGGTTCCCCGCTGCTGGTGCACACCGAGCGCCAGGCACACGCCCTGCAGCTGCTGCTGAACCAGCAAGGCCATGAAGTGACCGTGGCGTGCGCCATGCGGTACGGCAATCCGTCGATCGGCTCGGTGCTGGAAGCGCTGCGCCGCCAGGGGACCGAGCGCATCCTGCTGCTGCCGCTGTACCCGCAGTACTCCGGCACCACCACGGCGACGGGCTTCGACGAGGTGTTCCGGGTACTCAAGCAGTGGCGAAACCAGCCGGAGCTGCGGCTGGTCAAGCATTTCCACGACCATCCGGCGTACATTGCCGCCTTGCACCAGCAGGTGGGGGCATACTGGGCGCAGCATGGCACGCCGGATTTCGCGCGGGGCGACAAGCTGATCCTGTCGTTCCACGGCGTGCCGCGCCGCACGCTGGAACTCGGCGATCCCTATCATTGCGAGTGCCTCAAGACCGGGCGCCTGCTGGGCGAGGCACTGGGCCTGCAGCCTGGGCAGTACCAGGTCACTTTCCAGTCGCGCTTTGGCAAGGCGGAGTGGCTGCAGCCCTATACCGCGCCCACCTTGCAGGAACTCGGCAAGGTCGGCACCGGGCGGGTCGACGTGTTTTGCCCGGGCTTTCCGGCCGATTGCCTCGAGACACTGGAGGAGATCGCGATGGAAGGGCGCTCCGAGTTCCATGTGGCAGGCGGCAAGGTGTTCCACTATATTCCTTGCCTCAACGATTCGGAAAGCTGGATTGCCGGGCTGGCGGAGATCGGCTTGCAGCACTTGCAGGGCTGGCCGCTGCGGCTGCCGCATTCGCATGAGCTGGAGGCCCGCCGCACGCAAGCGCAGACGCGCGGCGCCGCGGCATGAGCGTGGCGCTGCTCAACGCATGGAGGTGACGACATGAGTGTATCTTTCGAGGCCGATGCCCGCCTGCGCATCGATAAATGGCTGTGGTGCGCGCGCTTCTTCAAGACCCGCTCGCTGGCCGCCGAGGCGGTGGAGCGTGGCAAGGTGCAGGTCAACGGCCAGGCGTGCAAGAGTTCGCGCGAGGTGAAGCCGGGAGACACCGTCGTCCTGGAGGCGCACCAGCAACGCTGGGAAGTCGTGGTGAAAGGGATTGCAGGGCTGCGCGGCCCGGCTGCGGTAGCCCAGACGCTCTATGCGGAAACCGAGGCCAGCGAGGCGCGCCGGCGGCAGGATGCCGAGAATCGGCGCCTTAACGTGGAGCCTGCATCGAAGCTGCAGGGGCGCCCGACCAAGCGTGACCGTCGGCAGATCGACGGGGTCAGAGGGTGAGGCGGACGGCCGCACGTGCAGTCGCCCGCAATCACCCGGCTGGGTCAGCGAACGTAGGGAACGATGTAATGCTTGAATACCGCCTTGCCGCTGCCGTATTCGGTGTCTCGTGGCGTGAAGGCGCCAGAGAGGCAGATGAAGGCTGTCATCACCGATAATGCGGCGAGAAGGAAGACCGTCAGAACAGGCAGCTTATGCATGGCTAACCTTTCGAGAGTGGCCCCACTTGAGTTGCATCTTCGACCCCGTTATTTTTGTCATTTTTATACGGTTTCATCTTAGGGTGTGCGCTGTTGCAAAGCAATATGACCCCTATTTCCGCGCACCCCCATTTGTAACCTTGTGTTTCAGTGCACCGTCGCTGTGCGCTCTTGAAAATTGAGGGCCTGCCACCAACTGCAGGCTACATTTGCCGATTGACCACCCGGCGGCCTGCGCCAGGCAGGCCGCGTCTTTGTTTTGATACGGATCGACATGGAAGAACAGAAGCAGACGCCATCCACCACGCCGCCGCTCACGCCAGCCAGCGAGGAGCTGAACACCGCCCCGGCCGGCCAGGCCGAGAACGCCGCCGCGGCGGACGTGGCGGCCCAGTTGGCCGCGCTTGAAGCCAAGGCCAAGGAGAACTACGACATGTTCCTGCGGGCTACCGCGGAGGGCGAGAACATCCGCCGCCGCGCCCAGGAGGACGTCGCCAAGGCCCATAAATTCGCCATTGAGACCTTTGCCGACTACCTGCTGCCCGTGATGGACAGCCTGCAGGCGGCGCTGGCCGACGGGTCGGGCGATATCGCCAAGCTGCGCGAAGGGGTCGAACTGACCGCCCGCCAGCTCGTCAGCGCTTTCGAGAAGGGCAAGATCGTCGAGCTGAACCCGGTTGGCGAGAAGTTCGATCCGCACCGTCACCAGGCCATTTCGATGGTGCCGGCGCCGCAGGAGCCGAACACCGTGGTCACGGTGCTGCAGCGCGGCTACACGATTGCTGATCGCGTGCTGCGCCCGGCGCTGGTTACGGTGTCCGCACCCAAGTAAGCGCAACCTCTTTGCTGTCCGCCCGGCGGGCTGGCACAAGCAACGCCCGGTGCCGCTGGCCCGGGCGTTTTCCATTGCCGGAGACGTCTATGTCCACAAAGCCAGACAACCCCGCCATGCCTGGCACCGCCGTGGATCCGGCGGCGCACCTCGACCACCGCGTCTTCGACGCGTTCGGCATGCGCGCGGTAGATGGTGCCGACATCGATGGCGCCATCGCCGCTGCTGGCGATGCGCTGGTTTGTGTGTTTTTCTGGGGTGTGGACTGCTTCAATTGCGAGATGGCGAAAAAAGCCATGCTGGCCAATCCGGCGCCGGTGCGGGCGCTGGAGCTGCACTGGCTGCACGCCAACGTCTATGCGCACCCGGAGCTGGGCAAGCGCTTCGGCCTGCACGGCATCCCGGTCTTCATGTTCTTCCACAAGGGCAAGAAGCTGGGGCGGGCCACCGGCTGGCATGGGCAGGGCCAGTTTGCCGCGGCGGTGGCCAACGCGCGGCTGAAGGCTAGCGGCAAGCCGCTGGCCGGTTAGGCGGGTCAGCGCGACAGCGCGTATCCCAGCCGGAATTGCCAAGGCAGCTTGTGGTTGTAGTCCAGCAAGCTCTCGCCATAACCCACGAAATAGCCCGCCATCAGGTAACCCGCCGTGCCGGGGATCAGCCTGGCCAGCGGATACGTCACCGACGCATCGACGCTGCCGTAGTACTTCTGCGTGCCTTTGCGCAGGGTGGTGGCGAACTCCCATGAGTCCGGCTTGCCGTAGGCCAGCTTCAGGTCCATGTAGCCCCGGTAGCTGGCAATGTCCGAGTTGTCGTTCTTCTCGATGTAGTAGTACAGCTTGGGCGAGATGCTCCAGTGCCAGTTGGTCATGTCCCCCAGGTAAAACGTGGGTTTGACGAACACCGTATTGATGCTGCGCGACTGGTCGCCGTCGCGGCCATTCGACTCATGCTCCAGGCCGGCGGCGAGCGAGAGCCGTCTGATCACGCGGTTCTGTACCCCGGTGTCCGACAGGTAATAGAACAGGCTCGGCCGGTAGTTGGTGTCGCGGAACGGCCGCGAGTCGCTCGACAAATCCCACAGCGAAAACTGCGTGTAACCGAAGTACAGGTTTTCAAGCAAGCCGCGCGAAGCCGGGTTCTCGCCCTGGTAGATGCGGAACTTGAAGCTGAACTGGAACTTGGCGTTGGCCCCGCCATGCGCCCCGGCCATGAAGTACATCGGGTCGTTGAAGGTCAGCCGCCCCTGGTCTTGCAGGTCTGGCTGGATGGGGGCCGCCTGGCTGGCGGCTGCTACCGGGATGACAGGCACAACCGGCGCAGCCTGGGGGCTGCCTTCGACACGTGTTGCGAGTGCCGGGGTTGCCGCGACCTGGGCCGATGGCGGGTCGTCGGCGCGCGGGGCGCGGTTGAGCGTGACCAGCACAGGCGCGGCGTCGATGTCCACGGGATCCAGTCGCACCACGCCACGCAGGTTGGGCGGCAATGCCGCGCTGTACTCGACGGTGCGGTGCTCGCCCTTGCGCAATTTGATCGTGGCGGGACCCGCGGTGACGCGTTGCATGCTGAGCCTGACGGGGGCCTGCAGATCGGCCGAAGCCGTGACGTCGATCGCCTGGGGGACGAGGAAGCTACGGTTCGCGCCGTCGGCGCTCAACAACAAGGTCAGGGTCAGGGGCTTGGTGCCGTCGACCACCTTTGGTGGCTGCAGCAGTGCCACGGCAGCGTGGCTAGATAGCGGCCAGGCGGCCAGGAGGGCGAGCGCCAGCAGGAGGGCGGGGGCTTGGCCGCAGCGCGGCAGATCTCGGGCTTGAGCGTGCTGGGCAGCATGGGGTAAGGGCAGCGCAGCCTCGCGAAGAGGTGATGCGCACGCGGCAGGATATTGCGACGCGGTACAGCCTATCACGTGACTATCACGCCATGCGCCAGAATTTTGTGATGATTTGTACCCAGTTCCGATGGGCCCGGGACGTCACCTAGCGGGTAGCGCGGCGCTGGATCGAAGCGATGTATTGCTCGCCATCCGGTGGCATGCCGGTGCGCTGTGCCTGCCAAAGCATTTCACCGAGGCATTCCATGACCTGATGCTGCGCCTCGTGCGGTGAGTCCAGGCGCTGCGCCAGGGATTCGTAGGCGCGGCGGATGCCCGGGGGCTGGTCGATGGATACCTGCTCGGAGATCGACAGGTGCATGGCCAGGTGCAGGAAGGGATTGGTCTGGCCGCCTTCAGGCGTGTAATCCTGAGTCAGCGCGCCTTCCGTGTCGGTCAGCAGGCTGTGATACTCGGGATGCTCGCCGATCCAGTCGACCGCAATGACTTCGAGGGGGTGAGGATGCTGCCTGCGCGTTGCTTCTGCCAGGCTTCGCAGAAAAAACGGCGGACTTCTTCGCGGGAGGGATTGAACATGATGCCCGCTATTGTAAACGAGCTCATCCACTGCTGCAGCGCAGCGCAAGTCCGCCGCCCGCAAGCTGACCGAATCGGCCTGCCAGCCACTAGAATGCGGCGTTGCCCGGCGTCGCCGGTCCATTTCCTGCCCGCGCGCCGCCATGTCCGCTTCCCGCTCCTCCTCCGCTAGTGTCCGGCCGCCCCTGCGTCATGCCCGTGAGCAGCTCGCGGGCGTGTTGCTGATCGCCCTGTCGGCCAGCGCCTTTGGCGCCATGGCGATCTTCGCGCGCTTTGCCTACGACGCGGGTGCCGATGTCTACGGCCTGCTGGCGGTGCGTTTCGTGCTGGCCGCGGGCGCGCTGGCGTTCGCGATGCGCCTGCGTGGCGTTAGCCTGCCGGGCTGGCGCAAGGTGCTGGCGCTGGCCGCCATGGGCGGCATCGGCTATGTCGGCCAATCATTCTGCTTTTTCACCGCGCTCAATCATGCCCAGGCCAGCCTGGTGGCCTTGCTGCTTTACTTGTACCCGCTCTTTGTCACCATCCTCGCCGCCATTTTCCTCAAGGAACGGCTCGGCACGGCATCCGTGATCGCGCTCATGCTGTGCTCGGTCGGGGCGGGGCTCACGGTGGGCGGTGGCCAGGGCTCGGCGCTGGGCATCGGGCTTGGGCTGGCCTCGGCCGCGATCTACTCGGTCTACATCATCGTGGGCGCGCGCGTGACGGCGGGTGTCAATCCTCTGGCCACCACCACCGTGGTGTGCAGTGCGGCGGCGGTGGTCTATGTCGTGGTGGGGATGTTGCGCGCGGGCGCCGGCGTGCCCCCGCAGTTCCCGCAGAGCGTCGCAGGCTGGCTGGCGATGCTGGCGATCGCGTTGCTGTCCACGGTCCTGGCGATCCTGACCTTCTTTGCCGGCTTGCAACGGCTTGGCGCGGCGCGGGCTTCGATGTTGTCCACATTGGAGCCGGTGGTAACGGTGATCTTGGCGGCGCTTTTGCTGGGGGAGCATGTGGGGCTGACGCAGGCGCTTGGCGGTGGCTTGATCCTGGCGGGCGTGCTTTGGCTGACCCGCAAGGGTTCCGGCGCGCAGGATGTGCAACAGAATTGAACCCCTTGCTCAAAATCGCTAGTGGGGCGCGGGCGGCGTCTTAGATACAATCCGGTTCTTACTTCTCGTTCAGGAACCGACCGCATGAAACCGATCGACCAGGTTGCAATCGCCCAGCTGTTCACCGAAGCGCGTACCCACAACGTGTGGCAAGACCGTCAAGTGGACGATGCCGTGCTTCACCAGATCTATGACGCGATGAAGTTTGGCCCGACGGCTGCCAACGGTTCGCCGGCGCGCATCGTCTTCGTCAAGAGCGTGGCGGAAAAGGCTCGCCTGGTCGAGTGCGTGTCGGCAGGTAACGTCGAGAAGACCCGCTCGGCACCGGTCACCGCCATCGTCGCCTTCGACAACGCCTTCCACGATCAGCTGCCCAAGCTGTTCCCGCACGCCGATGCGCGTTCGTGGTACGCCGGCCAGCCGGAAAAGATCGCCCGCGACGCACTGATGAACAGCTCGCTGCAAGGCGGCTATTTCATCCTGGCCGCGCGCGCCCTTGGCCTGGATTGCGGCCCGATGGCCGGTTTCGATGCCGCCAAGGTCAATGCTGCCTTCTTCGCCGACGGCAAGTGGTCGGTCAATTTCCTGGTGAACCTGGGCTATGGCGAGGCTGACAAGCTGTTCCCGCGCAGCCCGCGGCTGTCGTTCGACGAAGCCTGCCGCATCGTTTGAGTGCAAGCGCCGGCAGATAAAAAAGACCCGCCAATGCGTGGGTCTCAGGCTGCTGACAGAGGTGCAAATTTCAACGGCTTAACGTCAAAAGCTTAAAGTCAAAGGCAGTTTCACCGCCCCTGCGGGGCGGCGACCTACTTTCTTGTCTCGCCAAGAAAGTAGGCAAAGAAGGCGACCCGGATGCGGCGAAAGACTCCTCGTCGTCAAGCCAAAAGAGCGGCCGGGACCCAAACTCACATCGCCTTAGGGCGATGCTCAGACATGGGTCCCTCTTTTCCGCTCTTTTGGCTTGCCGACGAGGCGCCGCATAACGGGAGATTCAAACCTTGACGGCTCGCTTCGCATCGCGCGTGGGTGATTTCCGCCTGGGGGCGGAAATCACGGCTACCACAATTGGTTGATCTTGCCGCCGGTTGGCTCCCTCTCCCACTTGTGGGAGAGGGGCCGAGGGAGAGGGCGGGCGCTCGCACAGAGTGAGCGCATGCACTTCATATTGCCTCCCGCCCTCTCCCGCGCGCGGGAGAGGCGAGCGCGACAACGTAAATCGACCTTTGTCGGCAAGCTGAAACCCGCCAAAGCGCGGGTTTTCTTGCCTGCGCTCAGATGCGCGGCGCCTCGGTTTTCTCGCGGTATTCGCACAGCGGCTCGATCGCGCAGTGCCAGCACTCGGGCTTGCGCGCCTTGCAGACATAGCGCCCATGCAGGATCAGCCAGTGGTGCGCATCATGCATGAACTCCTGCGGCACCGTCTTGAGCAGTTTCTGCTCGACCACTTGTACGTTCTTGCCGGGCGCCAGGCCGGTGCGGTTGGCCACCCGGAAGATATGCGTGTCGACGGCGATGGTGGCCTCGCCGAACGCGGTATTGAGCACCACGTTGGCGGTCTTGCGGCCCACGCCCGGCAGGGCCTCCAGCGCGGCCCGGTCGCGCGGCACCTGGCCGCCGTGCTGCTCGACCAGGATGCGGCAGGTCGCGATGACATGCTTGGCCTTGGTCTTGTACAAGCCGATGGTCTTGATGTATTCGATCAGCCCGTCCTCGCCCAGCGCCAGCATCTGCTCCGGGCTGTGCGCCACGGGGTAGAGCTTGCGCGTGGCCTTGTTCACGCCCACGTCGGTGGCCTGCGCGGACAGCAGCACGGCAATCAGCAGCTCGAACGGCGAGCTGTATTCCAGCTCGGTGACAGGGGTCGGGTTGACTTCGCGCAGTGTCTCGAACAGGGCGCGGCACTTGGCTGCGTTCATTCGTCCTTGGGGGCTGGGTTGGGGCCGGGCGCGGCATCCGGATCGGGCTGGCCCGGCGGGGCTGTCAGGCCGGCCCTGGCGCGGCGGGCCTCGGCGGCGTCGATCTGTGCCTGCACGGCAGGCAAGACGTTCTCGGTATTGCGCGGCAGCACCGCTTGTTGCTTCAGGCGCGCCCGCTCGATGGCGGCCTGGATGATGGCCTGCTTGCGTGCCTGCGCCGCCCGTTCCTCTTCGCTTTGCGTGGTTTCGGCTTGTAGCGCCTGCAGTTTGGCGGCCGCCTTGGCCGCCAGGCGCGCATCGTTTTCCACGCGCTCGCACACGAGCCGCGAGCGGCGGGCGAGGTAGCGCGCGTGGGCTTCGTCCGCTTGCGCCTGCGACCAGGCGGCCCAGCCGGTACGCTGCGCGGTGACGGGAATCATGGCGATGCAGTCGACGGGGCAGGGCGCCACGCAGAGGTCGCAGCCGGTGCACCAGTCCGCCAGCACGGTATGCATCTGCTTGGGCGCGCCAACGATGGCGTCGACCGGGCAAGCCTGGATGCATAGCGTGCAGCCGATGCACAGCGCTTCATCGATCACCGCCACCGCGCGCGCCTGTTCCACGCCCCGCTCCGGGTCCAGCGGCTGCGGCGGCGTGCCAAGCAGCGCCGACAGGCGGCGGATGCCCTCCTCCCCGCCCGGCGGGCAGCGATTGCAGGCTGCTTCGCCCGCTGCCATGGCTTCGGCATAGGGACGGCAGCCGTCGAAGCCGCACTTGGTGCATTGGGTCTGCGGCAGCAGGGCTTCGAGGCGATCGGCGAGGGTCTGGGAAATAGCGGTCACGACAGCTTTTGGGGTTTGCGGGTACGGCGCGGATGCCGTTCTCTTTTTCCTGGCCGGAACGGGCACGCGGCAGGGATTATCCCCGATTTCGCCGCAGTGCAGAAACGCGCGATGATGCGCCCTTTGCCGGGGCCGCTGCGCGCTAGTTGCCCTGTGCCATAATCCGCGCAACGATTCACCAGCCGTCGCATGCGAAACGAAACCAGAACCAAGCGGGACCCCGAGGGAACACGCCGCCGCATCCTTGATGCGGCCACCGAGGAATTTGCCAAGGGTGGCCTGGCCGGCGCGCGCGTCGACCAGATCGCGCGCCGCGCCGAGACCAACGAGCGCATGCTGTACTACTACTATGGCAGCAAGGAAGGCTTGTTCCTGGCCGTCCTTGAAAAACAATATGCGGAGTTTCGCGCTGCTGAGGAGCAGTTGCACATCGTCGACGAGGATCCCGTGGAGGCGGTACGCACGCTGGCTCGCTTCGTCTGGGACTGGTACTACCGCAATCCCGAGTTCATCCGCCTGGTCAACAGCGAGAACCTGCACGAGGCGCGCCACCTGAAGAAGTCCACCCAGCTGCACCAGCTGATCAACCCGGTGGTCAACGTGCTTGCGGATATCGTCAAGCGGGGCCAGCGGCAGGGCGTGTTCCGCGACAACGTCGACGTCTCGCAGTTATACCTGACGATCTCCGCGCTCGGCTACTACGTGCTGTCCAACCGTTACACCATCAGCGCGGTGATCGGGCGCGACGTGGCGGCGCAGGACGAGCATGAGCGCTTTGCCGAACTGCACACCGATATGCTGCTGGCTTACCTGGAGCGCCGCTGAGGCATGTAGCGGTGACAGCCCAATGAAAAACGCCCGCGGCAGGCCAGCGGGCGTTTTTCATGGCTGGCAATGCGGCTCAACGATACTTGAGCACGAAATCGCGCAGCTCCGGGTAAATCTCCTGGCGCCAGCGGCGACCGGAGAAGATCCCGTAGTGGCCGCACTTGGCCGCGGTGATGTGCTGCTTGCGCGCCTTGGGAATGCCCGCGCAGAGCTCATGCGCGGCGGCGGTCTGGCCGGCGCCCGAGATATCGTCCAGTTCGCCCTCGATCGTCAGCAGCGCGGTGCCCTTGATGTCCTGCGGGCGCACCGACTGGCCATCGATCTCCCAAGTGCCGTTGGCAAGCCGGAATTCCTGGAACACTTCACGGATGGTGTCGAGGTAGTACTCGGCGTCCATGTCGAGCACGGCGTTGTACTCGTCGTAGAAGCGCACATGGGCTTCGGCGTCGTCGGCATCGCCCTCGACCAGGTTCAGGTAATAGTCGTAGTGCGAGGACAGGTGGCGGTCAGGGTTCATCGCCACGAAACCGGCGTGCTGGAGGAAGCCCGGATACACCTTGCGGCCATGGCCCGGGTAATTCGCCGGCACCGTATAGATCACATTGTTCTCGAACCACTCGAACGACTTGTTGGTCGCCAGCGAATTCACCGCCGTGGGGCTGCGCCGCGCGTCGATGGGGCCGCCCATCATGGTCATGGTCTTGGGCGTCTTCTCGCCGGCGGATGCCAGCAGGGAGATGGCCGCGAGCACCGGGACCGTAGGCTGGCACACGGAGATCACATGCAGGTTTTCCGCGCCGATATGGCGGATGAAATCCTGGATGTAATGAATGTAGTCCGCCAGGCGGAAGCGGCCGTTCTCGACCGGCACCATGCGGGCATCGATCCAGTCGGTCACATAGACCTTGTGATCCTGCAGCAGGGTCTTCACGGTGTCGCGCAGCAGCGTCGAGTGGTGGCCGGACAATGGGGCGCACACCAGCACCACCGGCTCATCCTTGAGCAGCTTGATGGTTTCCGGGTCGTCCGCGTAGCGCTCGAAACGCACCAGTTTGCAGAAGGGCTTTTCGACGATGGTCTGTTCCACGATCGGGATGTCCCGGCCGTTGGAGCGTACCGATTTGATATCGAATTCGGGCTTTTCGTATTCCTTGCCGAGCCGGTACAGCAACTCGTAGCCGGCAGCCAGTCGCGTGGCGCCGGGAACCAGGGACATCGGGCTCAGGGGATTGGTAAAGGTCTTGGCCGTGGCCTGCGCCCATGCGGTAAGCGGGTGCAGCATCGAGCGCTGGAATTCATGCAGCTGGTAAAGCATGACGTGGTCCCTATCAGGCTGGGGCGAAGCTGGAATTCAACGCCTGGACAATACAAATGCAACAAACACAGTTGCTAATGTGTTACCGATTATGCTCGTAATCGAACGATCGTGCGATGCAGCATATACCCTAAGGTACGCCCGCATCGGAAAAAGACAATAGGACAAACACTGTACTTCCCGATGACAAATGCAAAAGATCGTTAAAAATTGTCACGAGATACGAAAAAGGCGACCGAAGTCGCCTTCTTATGCACTTTACGCGTTCAGCGTTACAGCACGGCGGCGATGGCGTTGACCACCGCGTCGATGTTGCGGCTGTTCAGCGCGGCCACGCAGATGCGGCCGGTGCCCACGGCGTAGATGCCGTGCTCGTTGCGCAGCACGTCGACCTGGGCCGCGTTCAGGCCCGAGTACGAGAACATGCCGCGCTGGGCCTTGACGAAGGAGAAGTCGCCCGGCACGCCCTTGGCGGCCAGCTTGTCCACCAGCGCATGGCGCATCAGCTTGATGCGGTCGCGCATCTCGCCCAGTTCCTGCTCCCACATGGCGCGCAGTTCCGGGCTGTTCAGCACGGTGGCGACCACGGTGCCGCCGTGGGTCGGCGGGTTGGAGTAGTTGGTGCGGATGACGCGCTTGACCTGCGACATCACGCGCTGGGCTTCTTCCTTGCCCGTGGTGACGATCGACAGCGCGCCCACGCGCTCGCCGTACAGCGAGAAGCTCTTCGAGAACGAGCTCGAGACGAAGAACGGCAGGCCGGATTCGGCGAACAGGCGCACTGCCGCGCCGTCCGGCTCGATGCCTTGCGCGAAGCCCTGGTAGGCCATGTCGAGGAACGGGATCAGGTTGCGTTCCTTGATCAGGCCAACCACTTGCTGCCATTGCTCGGCCGAGAGGTCGACACCGGTCGGGTTGTGGCAGCAGGCATGCAGCACCACGATGGTGTTGGCGTCGTACGACTTGAGCGACTCCACCATGCCGGCGAAATTCAGGCCGTGGCTGGCAGCATCGTAGTAGGCATAGTTGATCACGGGGAAACCGGCTGCCTCGAACAGGGCGCGGTGGTTTTCCCAGCTCGGGTCGCTGATGGCGACCTTGGCATCCGGGTACAGGCGCTTGAGGAAGTCGGCGCCGATCTTCAGCGCGCCGGTGCCGCCAAGTGCCTGGGCGGTCACAACCCGGCCTTCGGTGATCAGCGGCGATTCCTTGCCGAACAGCAGGGTCTGCACGGCCTGGTCGTAGGCGGCGATGCCTTCGATCGGCAGGTAGCCACGCGGGGTGGCGGTGGTCAGGCGAGCCTTTTCGGCTTCCTGCACGGCGCGCAGCAGAGGGATTTTCCCTTCGTCGGTGAAGTACACGCCAACACCCAGATTGACCTTGGTGGCACGGGTATCGGCATTGAAGGCTTCATTCAGGCCCAGGATCGGGTCGCGTGGGGCCATCTCGACGGCAGAAAACAAACTCATTTGGGATCTCGTGGTCAGCTATGTAACAAAACGGGAAGGCGTAGAATGCTCCGGACTGCGCT from Cupriavidus sp. D39 includes the following:
- a CDS encoding thioredoxin family protein; this encodes MSTKPDNPAMPGTAVDPAAHLDHRVFDAFGMRAVDGADIDGAIAAAGDALVCVFFWGVDCFNCEMAKKAMLANPAPVRALELHWLHANVYAHPELGKRFGLHGIPVFMFFHKGKKLGRATGWHGQGQFAAAVANARLKASGKPLAG
- the hemH gene encoding ferrochelatase, with protein sequence MTFTPEPAYQHGQAPRTAILLINLGTPDAPTPKAVGSYLKQFLSDPRVVEIPRAAWLPLLYGIIVPLRSRASAMKYESIWLREAHMTGSPLLVHTERQAHALQLLLNQQGHEVTVACAMRYGNPSIGSVLEALRRQGTERILLLPLYPQYSGTTTATGFDEVFRVLKQWRNQPELRLVKHFHDHPAYIAALHQQVGAYWAQHGTPDFARGDKLILSFHGVPRRTLELGDPYHCECLKTGRLLGEALGLQPGQYQVTFQSRFGKAEWLQPYTAPTLQELGKVGTGRVDVFCPGFPADCLETLEEIAMEGRSEFHVAGGKVFHYIPCLNDSESWIAGLAEIGLQHLQGWPLRLPHSHELEARRTQAQTRGAAA
- a CDS encoding DMT family transporter, whose protein sequence is MSASRSSSASVRPPLRHAREQLAGVLLIALSASAFGAMAIFARFAYDAGADVYGLLAVRFVLAAGALAFAMRLRGVSLPGWRKVLALAAMGGIGYVGQSFCFFTALNHAQASLVALLLYLYPLFVTILAAIFLKERLGTASVIALMLCSVGAGLTVGGGQGSALGIGLGLASAAIYSVYIIVGARVTAGVNPLATTTVVCSAAAVVYVVVGMLRAGAGVPPQFPQSVAGWLAMLAIALLSTVLAILTFFAGLQRLGAARASMLSTLEPVVTVILAALLLGEHVGLTQALGGGLILAGVLWLTRKGSGAQDVQQN
- the grpE gene encoding nucleotide exchange factor GrpE, with the protein product MEEQKQTPSTTPPLTPASEELNTAPAGQAENAAAADVAAQLAALEAKAKENYDMFLRATAEGENIRRRAQEDVAKAHKFAIETFADYLLPVMDSLQAALADGSGDIAKLREGVELTARQLVSAFEKGKIVELNPVGEKFDPHRHQAISMVPAPQEPNTVVTVLQRGYTIADRVLRPALVTVSAPK
- the hrcA gene encoding heat-inducible transcriptional repressor HrcA, translating into MDERAKTLLKTLIERYIAEGLPVGSRTLSKYSGLDLSPATIRNVMSDLEEMGFITSPHTSAGRIPTPRGYRLFVDTMLTAQPLDGALNLAELTGKIRGQLQGQQLGPQRMITSAAHTLSNLSQFAGVVMTPRRAQAFRQVEFMRLSDKRILLIIVTPEGDVQNRIIQTELPYTPSQLVEAANFINSHFAGMSFDNVRNHLRGELQALRMDMSQLMQAAVEAGSSAMAEGDDDHVFISGERKLLEVEDLSSSMEKLRRLFDVFEHKTGLLKLLDVSSHAQGVQIFIGGESKLVPLEDMAVITAPYEVDGQIVGTLGVIGPTRMAYERVIPIVDITARLLSSALSQN
- a CDS encoding RNA-binding S4 domain-containing protein, whose amino-acid sequence is MSVSFEADARLRIDKWLWCARFFKTRSLAAEAVERGKVQVNGQACKSSREVKPGDTVVLEAHQQRWEVVVKGIAGLRGPAAVAQTLYAETEASEARRRQDAENRRLNVEPASKLQGRPTKRDRRQIDGVRG
- a CDS encoding phospholipase A encodes the protein MPRCGQAPALLLALALLAAWPLSSHAAVALLQPPKVVDGTKPLTLTLLLSADGANRSFLVPQAIDVTASADLQAPVRLSMQRVTAGPATIKLRKGEHRTVEYSAALPPNLRGVVRLDPVDIDAAPVLVTLNRAPRADDPPSAQVAATPALATRVEGSPQAAPVVPVIPVAAASQAAPIQPDLQDQGRLTFNDPMYFMAGAHGGANAKFQFSFKFRIYQGENPASRGLLENLYFGYTQFSLWDLSSDSRPFRDTNYRPSLFYYLSDTGVQNRVIRRLSLAAGLEHESNGRDGDQSRSINTVFVKPTFYLGDMTNWHWSISPKLYYYIEKNDNSDIASYRGYMDLKLAYGKPDSWEFATTLRKGTQKYYGSVDASVTYPLARLIPGTAGYLMAGYFVGYGESLLDYNHKLPWQFRLGYALSR